CACTTTGGTTTTTCGGAGTGGGAGCGATCAAGACATGTGCCACTTGCCACGTGATGACTGTCACGTGACACCCACACAAGACATTTTGATTTTCCGCTGTCTATTGTACACGCCGCTGAATCCTTGTCAACTAGCTTGGCAATCCCTCTTGATATCATAGAAACGTTCAATATATCGGTACTTTGGCATGACCTTCAGCCAGTGTCCTAGCGCACCGTATTCGCCTGTAGAGATTCGTGCCATGGACAACCTGTACGGCGAGTCGCTCTGCAGCGTGTCCGTAGATATCTACTGTTTTCTAGAAAATAATTATACTCAATCAGTCTCGAAAATCCTTAAGTATTCCATCGGCTTTTTCCCTGTCGTCTGACTGATGACTAGTGCCTTCACATAGGTTTGAAGATTTACATCAGACTTGCTGAATAAATTTCACAAAATAAACTTCATAGTTAATTGGCTTATTCAACTCCCCGGAACCGTTCTCAGGTAATAGGTGTAACAGCCATCGCCATTGACAAATTTGAAAAGGTAAGAAGTTCAGCGCGTCATTGCTTTGCGCGAGTTACTCAAGAGATGTTTGTCCTCCAACCCTTGGAGGGAATTCTTTGTTGGATACCATTTACGAGTCGAGTACATACACACCTTGTATAATAAAAACTGTGGTCTTATAACCTGAAGCTACAACGCTCTCGAACTCGAAGTttgtaatcgagtcaagtgGGTGACTCTGTTAATGTATGCGTACCATCCATTCAGCTGCGGCATATTCCATTCTCCGCTGCACTTTAATGTGGGGTAATACAACATCAAAATTCATTAAGCTGTCGCATCTCAAACATCGTTATCCTTGAGACGATCCTTGACGCGTACACCACTTGGTCAAATTAAAGGTCCACCGGCGCTTAGAGTCGGCCAGAGATCCTATTCAAGTTCCGGACCATACAGATTACGGCATAAAACTGTTGGCTATGAGAATCAGCCCCGAACCGGGTCTTAGCTTGCGTTTTGTACATGTGTACAACAACTTGCACCCAACATGCCTATACATAGGCATTACACCTTCACCTAATGTACTTCGGTGTAGGAATGGCAATTAATACTGTCATAGGACTACATCTCTCTCTGCTGAATTGTACAACAACTTGGATTCTTGGTGCCTGGGAGGTACTCAGCCGTGTTCACCTGACTTACTGAAGCTCGGCTTCGGCCCTCGGGGTTCACGGCCTTGGACGCAATCGCCAACccgtcacgtgactcgcgcCCGCCAATCACTAGCGATCACTAGCCGAGACCAGCCAAGGCGGAACCATTTTAGTCGAGCCCTGCTTGGTAGTTCAACATGTGCTACGACGAGAACATCCGAATCGACGACCGGGGACACTGCTAGTTTTGTACCCTGCTGATCCGACGCGAATGAATAGTCGGGAGCGCCTTAGGCGGGGCTAGCCTTGTGTCCGAGCTCCCCGAAGAGTGATGGCCGGGTCATATAGAGGGTAGATATACCCAATAATGTTCACTCAGTTGGTATATATAGCGGGTAAGGTAAGGTACTACTGAACCATCAACCTACAGTTTCTTGACTCGGTCTGACTCAACTCGCTCTACTTTTCTATTGCCCATGTCTTCTATGTCAAAGATCGCTACTCTCGCCGTAGCATTCTTAGCCGTGGTGCCCTCGGCTTTGGCAGGAAAGCGTGGTCTTGCGTGGCCTTGGTGTAAGCTTCACCTTTACTGTCTACGATAACAATTCAATAACATTTAATGCGCGCAGACAACGAGAATACTAACCTCGACCCCGCCAAGCTCGCCAACGCCAACATTGAATGGTTCGCATACACAAATACTTCTTGGTGAACAAGCTCCTAACCTCACCGAATCTTAGGATTTACAACTGGGAGACCTGGCGCCCCGCGAAGACCACGTAAGTACCTTCCTCCTGACGATGCAAATCGCACTAAATATGTCCATCCAGTAATTTGAACTGGGTCGGCATGCAGCGATGCATGGACTGCGACTCCTCTCCCATTTCCCAGCTCAAGACCCGCGCGGCTCAACAGGGCTGGAATACGGTTCTTACGCTCAACGAGCCTGATATCAACGGTATCTCCGCTGCAACTGCCGCGAATTGGTACATCCAATACGTCAATCCTCTTCAAATCAGTGAGTTAACGGGTATAGATATATTGTGCTCGTGCACTAACAAATATCCGGTACTCAGAAAAGGCTATTCCATCTGTTACTTCCAGTACGACCGCTGGCAAAGGTCTTGACTGGACTGCTGCCTTCATCTCCGCTTGTGCAGGACGCGTATGTtgactttttttttgtctTCTTCTGCCGACCCACCTTTTATGATAAGTGCTATTTCGACTATGTGAATATCCATTGGTACGGCAACACCTTTGCTCAGTTCCAATCCCACGTTCAAAATGCCCATAACCGCTTCCCCAACTACAAGGTCAGTCTACTTCAACGCTGTTCAACCACACGTACTAACACTGATTACAGCTGATTGTTTCCGAGTTCGCTCTGGTTTCACCAGCAACACGAGACCAACAGGTTGCTTTCCTCAAGCAGGCCATGAAGTTCCTTGACGGTGCTTCCTATGTTACCTACGTGAGTGCTGGATCCATGGGGATTTTTCTGGATGCTGAATATTCCATACAGTATGCTATCTTCGTTGCCAGCTCGCCTTCGAGGATCTCTGCCAATGAGGGCGGAACAGTGGTTGGTACAGGCTCATCTCTTTATAACGATGATGGAAGTCTTTCTGCCAACGGTGTCGCTTATCGTGGATAGATTTACTATCAAGACTAAGCACAGCATGTGTATTGCAATTGGTTGGGAATGTATATTAACAGAAATTTATTCTGGAACTATTTCACTTTTAAACATAGTGCATATACTGTCGTGCGAGAGGATTGATTGCCCCAAATAGGGCTTGAATGTATGATTATATGCATCCTTTATTGCCGATCGATAATTGCGCGTATCAGACCCACACATGGTGAGCACACGCAAGCAATCCCGGAGGGCGTACCATTAGAGCCGATCGAAGTAATCCATCCAATAAGAAGTCCGCTTGTAAGACTATGTGTATGCACCATAGGGGATACATACGGTAGTATTAATTGAAATTTATGCCCAACTATAGCGGCATATGCGAGAAATGGTGCATGCCCTAAAATATTTATTGGTGGTTGTTCTTGAAGGGAATCAGTATCGTGGAACAACCCACGATAAACCTCAAAATTAAGGTACAACGTTCAAGTTTGCCAAGCGTCTTCAGCTCAACAGCACACAGGGATGAGCTAAGTACGCTGATTCATGGAAATCATACTCGGACATTACCGGTGGTCTGTACATATAGTGTGACTTTTTGCGTGCGGGAAATTCGCAATTAAGTTTCACCGTAAACCCGGGTACAAGAAGCGCTTGAGAAGTGATGAGCGTGCTAGTAAACGCGGCGCATATAAGGTAGAGCAACGTGCCGGTGGTAGAGGAATAACCTTACGATTTGTCAACCTTCATAAAACTGGTTTTTAATAGCAGACTGTGTGATTTGGTGACCGCTTATGAGTCATAATCTTCCTCGGGACTCGAACGCATCCCACAAGTACAAGTCCCATCCTCATCCCTTGTGATAGGCCAGGAGCCACTGGTGCGATCAATTCGGCCGTGGTCTGTATCCAGCTTGGGTAGTGTAAGTCGGATGAGTGACAAAGTGGTCGAGCCTTGAGCTGAAGATGCCGGTAGTCCAATAGTCACTCAAATTAATATCGGGGGGAGTCTGGACACAATCGACCCGGCCTTATAAGGTGCGGGGTacaaatatgtatatacgcAGTGAATCCATCCAATCCCCTCCAATGTCCGTTCGTTCGTTCTGTGGCATTTTCAGTGCCAGGTGCCAGGAAGTCGTTACCTAATATTCCATGCTATCGTACATTGACCTTTACTACCTTGCTAGTTCTGGCAAGATTGCGCACATGCACAGGTCACTGTGGAATAATGTGAAGGAGAAAGTTACGGTACTTCAGAAGGATCAGTACAGGATTCAAGAACTGtggccaaggaagaagatgggTAATGTCGAAGTCATTCTGCATCCAGGCAGGTATACCACTTGGCACT
This genomic interval from Rhizoctonia solani chromosome 11, complete sequence contains the following:
- a CDS encoding glycoside hydrolase family 128 protein, which produces MSSMSKIATLAVAFLAVVPSALAGKRGLAWPWYNENTNLDPAKLANANIEWIYNWETWRPAKTTNLNWVGMQRCMDCDSSPISQLKTRAAQQGWNTVLTLNEPDINGISAATAANWYIQYVNPLQIKKAIPSVTSSTTAGKGLDWTAAFISACAGRCYFDYVNIHWYGNTFAQFQSHVQNAHNRFPNYKLIVSEFALVSPATRDQQVAFLKQAMKFLDGASYVTYYAIFVASSPSRISANEGGTVVGTGSSLYNDDGSLSANGVAYRG